A DNA window from Takifugu flavidus isolate HTHZ2018 chromosome 15, ASM371156v2, whole genome shotgun sequence contains the following coding sequences:
- the si:ch211-119o8.4 gene encoding somatostatin receptor type 5 has protein sequence MPAIVNLLFNAVSTNTTITFAVVLPMVSMVSLVVGVGGHLLLLLVLVRNPRSRSKPSSILLLNLSVADLGALLTLPCVLLGASFQNWQLGGGTCVLLGFVTSVTVGVEIFSLAALSVLRYRIVAPQMRPPANLTQVFGMVIVIWLVSVTMALPKVTYINFDVGCTWSVGRNEWLFFLVPAFLVYYVAPLLCIAINCGLIISHLRRCRGTLAADRRNKKATALLIASTVVFAISWLPYYALEFVNVMSHQFSSAAFPLSRFPRNLSSTLPPLQWPLTSPGPTRQPNAGVSLWWEVASLMAILLVCLAPCWNPPLYFLLSRPAVRQLRAMLPPFFHKTLAKKPVQGWRIAPAPPPRLAHPPENSLARQTHTEIDSVKLAQT, from the exons ATGCCGGCCATAGTCAACCTGCTTTTCAACGCCGtctccacaaacaccaccaTCACCTTCGCCGTGGTGCTGCCCATGGTCAGCATGGTCTCCCTTGTGGTTGGGGTCGGAGGTCACCTCCTGCTCTTGCTGGTCCTGGTGAGGAACCCACGTAGCCGCTCCAAGCCGAGCTCTATCCTGCTCCTCAACCTGAGCGTGGCTGACCTGGGAGCTCTGCTCACCCTACCCTGCGTCCTCCTCGGTGCTAGCTTCCAGAACTGGCAGCTTGGCGGAGGGACCTGTGTCCTGCTGGGGTTCGTCACTTCGGTGACGGTCGGAGTGGAAATCTTCAGCCTAGCTGCTCTGTCGGTGTTGAGGTACCGCATTGTCGCGCCTCAAATGAGACCGCCGGCTAATCTGACGCAAGT GTTTGGTATGGTTATTGTCATTTGGTTGGTGTCAGTAACCATGGCTCTACCCAAAGTCACCTACATAAACTTTGATGTGGGTTGTACGTGGTCGGTGGGGCGGAACGAGTGGCTGTTCTTCCTGGTACCCGCTTTCCTGGTTTACTACGTGGCCCCTTTGCTCTGCATCGCCATCAACTGCGGCCTCATCATCTCCCACCTCAGGCGCTGCAGGGGGACCCTGGCCGCTGATCGCCGCAACAAGAAAGCCACCGCTCTGCTCATCGCCTCTACCGTCGTGTTTGCGATCAGCTGGTTACCGTACTATGCGCTCGAGTTTGTCAATGTCATGTCCCATCAGTTTAGCTCGGCGGCGTTTCCTCTCAGCAGATTTCCGCGTAACTTGTCCTCAACGTTGCCTCCGCTGCAATGGCCCCTGACCTCGCCCGGACCGACAAGACAACCAAACGCCGGCGTTTCCTTGTGGTGGGAGGTGGCCTCCCTTATGGCCATTTTACTGGTGTGTCTGGCTCCCTGCTGGAACCCGCCGCTTTACTTCCTGCTGTCACGCCCAGCTGTGCGCCAGCTCCGAGCTATGCTGCCACCCTTCTTCCACAAGACCTTAGCGAAAAAGCCTGTGCAGGGCTGGCGTATTGcgcccgctcctcctccacgccTTGCACACCCCCCAGAAAACTCCCTCGCTCGCCAAACCCACACAGAGATTGACTCGGTAAAGTTGGCGCAAACATAG